Proteins encoded by one window of Mycolicibacterium cosmeticum:
- a CDS encoding acyl-CoA carboxylase subunit beta yields the protein MTETPTAQPAATTAEKLAELREKLALAQDPGDEKAKARRDKKGIPSARARIHALLDPGSFLEIGALARTPGDPNAFYGDGVVTGHGTIDGRPVGVFSHDQTVFQGSVGEMFGRKVAKLMEWVAMVGCPIIGINDSAGARIQDTATSLAWYAELGRRHEMLRGLVPEISLIFGKCAGGAVYSPIQTDLIVAVRDQGYMFITGPDVIKDVTGEDVTFDELGGADVQAERGNIHKVVESEAAAYQYVRDYLSFLPPNHFDDAPIVNPGLEPEITASDLELDTIVPDSDNQAYDMHEVLLRIFDDGDVFEIADQRSPSMITAFARVDGRPVGVIANQPMHMSGAVGNEASDKAAGFIRFCDSFNLPLVFVVDTPGAMPGVEEEKGGIIKRGGRFFNAIVEADVPKVTIIVRKAYGGGYAVMGSKQLSADLNYAWPTARIAVIGAEGAAQLLVKRFPDPTAPEVQKIRADFIEGYNLNLATPWIAAERGYIDGVIEPHQTRLLLRKSLHLLRDKQNLKKVQRKHGLTPL from the coding sequence GTGACGGAAACCCCGACGGCACAGCCCGCGGCCACCACGGCCGAGAAACTGGCCGAGCTGCGCGAGAAGTTGGCGCTGGCCCAGGATCCCGGTGACGAGAAGGCCAAGGCCCGCCGCGACAAGAAGGGCATCCCGTCGGCGCGGGCGCGTATCCACGCCCTGCTGGATCCGGGCAGCTTCCTGGAGATCGGCGCGCTGGCCCGCACCCCGGGTGACCCGAACGCGTTCTACGGCGACGGCGTGGTCACCGGGCACGGCACCATCGACGGCCGCCCGGTCGGGGTGTTCAGCCACGACCAGACGGTGTTCCAGGGGTCGGTCGGGGAGATGTTCGGCCGCAAGGTGGCCAAGCTGATGGAGTGGGTCGCCATGGTCGGCTGCCCGATCATCGGCATCAACGACTCGGCCGGTGCCCGCATCCAGGACACCGCGACCTCACTGGCCTGGTACGCCGAACTCGGCCGGCGCCACGAGATGCTGCGCGGCCTGGTCCCGGAGATCTCCCTGATCTTCGGCAAATGCGCCGGCGGCGCGGTGTATTCGCCGATCCAGACCGACCTGATCGTCGCGGTGCGCGACCAGGGCTACATGTTCATCACCGGCCCGGACGTCATCAAGGATGTCACCGGTGAGGACGTCACCTTCGACGAGCTGGGCGGCGCCGACGTGCAGGCCGAGCGCGGCAACATCCACAAGGTGGTCGAGTCCGAGGCGGCGGCCTACCAGTACGTCCGCGACTACCTGAGCTTCCTGCCGCCCAACCACTTCGACGATGCGCCGATCGTCAACCCGGGCCTGGAACCCGAAATCACCGCGTCCGACCTGGAGCTCGACACGATCGTGCCGGACTCGGACAACCAGGCCTACGACATGCACGAGGTCCTGCTGCGCATCTTCGACGACGGTGACGTCTTCGAGATCGCCGACCAGCGCAGCCCGTCCATGATCACCGCCTTCGCTCGGGTGGACGGCCGTCCGGTCGGCGTCATCGCCAACCAGCCGATGCACATGTCCGGTGCGGTGGGCAACGAGGCGTCGGACAAGGCCGCCGGTTTCATCCGGTTCTGCGACTCGTTCAACCTGCCGCTGGTCTTCGTCGTCGACACCCCCGGTGCCATGCCGGGCGTCGAAGAGGAGAAGGGCGGCATCATCAAGCGCGGTGGCCGGTTCTTCAACGCCATCGTGGAGGCCGACGTGCCGAAGGTGACCATCATCGTGCGCAAGGCGTACGGCGGTGGTTACGCGGTGATGGGCTCCAAGCAGCTGTCCGCCGACCTGAACTACGCCTGGCCCACCGCGCGGATCGCGGTGATCGGCGCCGAGGGTGCGGCGCAGCTGCTGGTCAAGCGCTTCCCGGATCCCACCGCGCCGGAGGTGCAGAAGATCCGCGCCGACTTCATCGAGGGGTACAACCTCAACCTGGCCACCCCGTGGATCGCCGCCGAGCGCGGCTACATCGACGGCGTCATCGAGCCGCACCAGACCCGGCTGCTGCTGCGCAAGTCCCTGCATCTGTTGCGGGACAAGCAGAATCTGAAGAAGGTGCAGCGCAAGCACGGCCTGACGCCGCTGTAA